From a single Collibacillus ludicampi genomic region:
- a CDS encoding carbohydrate ABC transporter permease, translating to MGTMTKIHTEPIPERIQKRKRFSGENVTGWFLVLPAILYLLVWNVYPLIYALYVSLTNLNLTRPALNKFIGLNNYLLLLKDETFRTAIGNTLYMTVLSILFELVIGYFCAKLFVRAEKIKGVNILRTIFILPIMITPLVAGLLWSYILNPTLGIINYIFKILHLPILPWLGDEKLAYYSIVAINVWQWTPFMMLLIIAGLNSIPKSLIEVAELEGAGWWKKFIHLEIPFISNIISIGVFIRVMENLKMFDVVYATTNGGPGKATEMASLLAYRQSFLYYQTGYGAAVAVLILILSTILVQLLFKSMWRRDVV from the coding sequence ATGGGTACGATGACAAAAATTCATACAGAACCAATTCCTGAAAGAATCCAGAAGCGAAAAAGGTTTTCGGGGGAAAACGTAACAGGTTGGTTCTTGGTGTTACCAGCAATTCTTTATTTATTGGTCTGGAATGTGTATCCTCTAATTTATGCATTGTACGTAAGCTTGACCAATTTAAATCTAACGCGCCCAGCGTTAAATAAGTTTATAGGTTTAAATAACTATTTACTATTATTAAAAGATGAGACATTCCGAACTGCGATTGGCAATACTCTCTATATGACAGTTTTATCCATATTATTTGAACTTGTAATTGGGTATTTTTGCGCGAAACTATTCGTTCGTGCTGAAAAGATAAAGGGGGTCAATATTTTACGAACCATTTTTATTCTTCCCATTATGATAACACCATTGGTGGCTGGGCTGCTTTGGTCATATATATTAAACCCAACACTTGGTATCATAAATTACATTTTTAAAATTCTCCATTTACCTATTTTACCTTGGTTAGGAGATGAGAAGCTTGCTTATTATTCAATTGTTGCCATTAATGTTTGGCAATGGACACCATTTATGATGCTCCTGATTATCGCAGGATTAAATAGTATTCCTAAATCCTTAATAGAGGTAGCAGAATTGGAGGGAGCAGGATGGTGGAAAAAATTTATTCATCTCGAAATTCCGTTTATATCGAATATTATTTCAATAGGCGTATTTATTCGTGTAATGGAAAACCTTAAAATGTTTGATGTTGTTTATGCTACAACGAATGGTGGGCCAGGGAAGGCGACAGAAATGGCAAGTTTGCTGGCTTACCGGCAATCTTTCTTATATTATCAAACTGGATATGGTGCTGCGGTGGCCGTATTGATTCTAATTTTGAGTACAATTCTTGTCCAATTGTTGTTCAAATCTATGTGGAGGAGAGATGTAGTGTGA
- a CDS encoding carbohydrate ABC transporter permease yields the protein MKKRRSSNVISAASVYVLTFLYILPLLWLLLAAFKTRAEMFKIPPVIFPHKINIDNFIYVLKDSSPYFLNSLIASVCSTFLALLLAIPAAYSLARYNIKRSKDIELWILSTKMMPPIAVIIPLFIIFQKVGIFDTLVGLILLYTAFNLPFAVWILISFFKKVPREIEEAAKIDGCNLIQILMFIGIPLVRSGIAVVVIFSIIWTWNDLLFGLIMTQNAAKTLPVALASYANTLDIKWELMAALAVLQTLPVVIITFLSQRHIVSGLTFGGVEK from the coding sequence GTGAAGAAAAGAAGGTCTTCCAATGTGATTTCTGCGGCCTCAGTTTATGTTCTTACATTTCTTTATATATTACCTCTACTATGGTTACTGTTAGCTGCATTTAAGACACGTGCAGAAATGTTTAAGATACCACCAGTAATTTTTCCTCATAAAATTAATATAGATAATTTCATTTACGTTTTAAAAGATAGTAGTCCGTATTTTTTAAATTCTCTGATAGCAAGCGTTTGTTCTACCTTTTTGGCCTTATTACTTGCAATTCCTGCGGCATATTCATTAGCACGTTATAATATTAAGCGTTCAAAGGATATAGAGTTATGGATATTAAGTACAAAAATGATGCCGCCGATTGCTGTGATCATTCCTTTGTTTATAATTTTTCAAAAAGTGGGTATCTTTGATACTTTAGTAGGTTTAATCTTGTTATACACGGCATTCAATCTACCGTTTGCTGTGTGGATTCTAATATCCTTTTTTAAAAAAGTGCCGAGGGAGATAGAAGAAGCGGCTAAAATCGACGGTTGTAATTTAATTCAAATTTTAATGTTTATTGGAATACCTTTGGTTCGATCGGGGATTGCTGTTGTAGTTATTTTTTCTATAATTTGGACCTGGAATGATTTGCTTTTCGGTTTAATAATGACACAAAATGCTGCAAAAACATTACCAGTAGCTTTGGCCTCATATGCGAATACTCTTGATATTAAATGGGAGTTAATGGCTGCCCTCGCTGTATTGCAAACGCTTCCAGTTGTAATCATCACTTTTCTGTCTCAAAGGCATATAGTATCAGGTTTAACGTTTGGAGGGGTAGAAAAATAA